One Methanohalophilus mahii DSM 5219 genomic window carries:
- a CDS encoding DUF1614 domain-containing protein, which translates to MPIASNIEIPITKIRTRKNQHMHRDALLLEETYGVPVIKELSTGTNLIYDTKITLNVGGFIIPMLTILYLLFSKMNFVALEIMLIVLVVVALMAEFVDGVGIVIPSYTGIFTIPLALILAPQNAATIIFIAGTGGIIAGSVASLMALKREEKGSAYIDIGGAACFQAIYVTTLLAALISGFIP; encoded by the coding sequence ATGCCAATTGCATCAAATATAGAAATACCGATAACCAAGATCAGAACTCGCAAAAACCAGCACATGCACAGGGATGCCCTCCTTCTGGAGGAAACATACGGCGTGCCCGTAATAAAAGAACTTTCAACAGGCACAAACCTGATATATGACACAAAAATCACACTTAATGTAGGTGGATTTATAATTCCTATGTTAACAATCCTGTATCTGCTTTTCAGTAAAATGAATTTTGTTGCATTGGAAATAATGCTCATAGTACTGGTTGTCGTTGCATTAATGGCTGAGTTTGTTGATGGGGTAGGGATAGTAATACCCTCATACACAGGGATATTTACAATTCCACTGGCATTGATATTGGCCCCTCAGAATGCTGCTACTATCATATTCATCGCCGGGACGGGAGGAATCATAGCAGGCTCTGTGGCATCCCTGATGGCATTGAAAAGAGAAGAAAAAGGAAGCGCTTATATTGATATAGGTGGTGCAGCCTGCTTTCAGGCAATATATGTAACCACCTTACTGGCCGCATTAATATCCGGGTTCATTCCTTGA
- a CDS encoding PAS domain-containing protein, with protein sequence MQDKNQEYKNPIIVFLWNAERDWPVEFVSDNIQQFGYNADDFISGDKTYAQIIHPHDIDEVRENIRRICKEGIKEYTHRYRILTADDQERWVLEKTLVERDNEDEPCHFQGFVMDITGQMDSEEMSVDMISTKSPVVAFVWKVQKGWPVEYVSDEIEKYGYTTEEFLSGNLNYGEIIHKDDLKRVEDELSRRCREGYNDFYQEYRIYTKEGQIRKVAERTLIIRDENGNPSKYQGIIEDL encoded by the coding sequence ATGCAGGACAAAAATCAAGAATACAAAAATCCCATAATAGTTTTTCTATGGAATGCAGAAAGGGACTGGCCGGTTGAATTTGTATCCGATAATATTCAGCAATTCGGATACAATGCCGATGATTTTATATCCGGGGACAAGACCTATGCACAGATAATCCATCCACATGATATCGATGAAGTCAGAGAAAACATACGCCGCATCTGTAAGGAAGGCATCAAAGAATACACCCATCGATACAGGATACTAACTGCTGATGACCAGGAAAGATGGGTGCTGGAAAAGACTCTTGTAGAAAGGGACAACGAAGATGAACCCTGTCATTTCCAGGGTTTTGTAATGGACATCACAGGCCAGATGGATTCCGAAGAGATGAGTGTGGATATGATATCTACAAAAAGTCCTGTTGTAGCATTTGTCTGGAAAGTACAAAAGGGGTGGCCTGTAGAATACGTTTCAGATGAAATTGAAAAGTATGGCTACACAACAGAAGAATTCCTTTCAGGTAATCTTAATTACGGGGAAATTATCCACAAAGACGATCTAAAAAGAGTAGAGGATGAGCTGAGCAGGAGATGCCGGGAAGGATACAATGATTTCTATCAGGAATATCGGATATACACAAAAGAAGGCCAGATACGCAAAGTTGCTGAAAGGACCCTTATAATTCGTGATGAGAATGGCAATCCTTCAAAATACCAGGGAATCATTGAAGACCTCTGA
- the pstA gene encoding phosphate ABC transporter permease PstA, whose protein sequence is MDSRTTEKIAFGFLRACMWVVVAFVAVLILYIVFQGYNIMSWDFLTEMPKNRMTEGGIYPALVGTAYLVGISMAVAIPLGVLSAIYLNEYAKESRSKWIIEMAINNLAGTPSVVFGLFGLALFVKFLAFKPSIISASLTLSLLILPVVIRASKEALITVPLAHREASLALGVTKWKTIRSIVLPEALPGIVTGIILSIGRVAGETAPIMFTGAAYFLPRLPESVFSQFMALPYHLYILATSGLNPMETRPIQYGTGLVLLILVLLINSIAIIIRKHYRKKLNR, encoded by the coding sequence TTGGATTCAAGAACTACTGAAAAAATAGCATTTGGTTTCCTCAGAGCATGTATGTGGGTTGTTGTAGCATTTGTAGCAGTCCTTATACTTTACATTGTATTTCAGGGATACAACATAATGAGCTGGGATTTCCTGACAGAGATGCCAAAAAACAGGATGACTGAAGGTGGTATTTATCCTGCTCTGGTGGGGACAGCATACCTTGTTGGCATATCAATGGCTGTAGCAATCCCCCTTGGCGTTCTTTCCGCTATCTACCTGAATGAATATGCAAAGGAAAGCCGTTCAAAATGGATCATTGAAATGGCAATCAACAATCTTGCCGGAACCCCTTCCGTAGTGTTCGGATTGTTCGGATTGGCATTGTTTGTCAAATTTTTAGCATTCAAGCCGTCAATTATCTCGGCATCCCTTACTCTTTCCCTCTTGATATTGCCAGTTGTAATCAGAGCAAGCAAAGAAGCCCTGATAACCGTCCCCCTAGCACACAGGGAAGCTTCTCTTGCACTTGGTGTGACAAAATGGAAGACCATAAGGAGCATAGTATTACCAGAAGCATTACCCGGAATAGTAACAGGAATTATCCTGAGTATCGGCAGGGTTGCAGGTGAAACCGCCCCTATAATGTTCACAGGTGCAGCTTACTTTTTGCCACGTCTGCCGGAGTCTGTATTTTCACAATTCATGGCTTTACCATATCATTTGTACATACTGGCTACCTCCGGTCTCAACCCTATGGAAACCAGACCCATACAGTACGGAACTGGTCTTGTGTTACTGATATTGGTACTGCTCATAAACAGTATTGCAATTATTATCAGAAAACATTACAGGAAGAAGCTTAACAGATAA
- a CDS encoding Mov34/MPN/PAD-1 family protein — protein sequence MKVEGIARETLEFILKSSESTYPREFVGLLETEKGIISNVMILPGTESSEMNAVIKLFMMPNIQSVGSVHSHPGPSYRPSNTDLVMFGKSGDWHIIVAEPFDENSWQCYNREGYPVDLPVLDVELDQPELL from the coding sequence ATGAAAGTAGAGGGGATTGCCCGGGAAACACTGGAATTTATATTGAAAAGTAGTGAATCAACATATCCCCGGGAATTTGTGGGTTTACTGGAAACAGAAAAAGGCATAATAAGCAATGTGATGATACTGCCTGGTACCGAGAGCAGTGAAATGAATGCAGTAATCAAATTGTTCATGATGCCAAATATACAATCTGTGGGCTCTGTGCACAGCCATCCGGGACCCAGTTATCGGCCCTCAAATACCGACCTTGTAATGTTTGGTAAAAGTGGGGACTGGCATATAATTGTTGCCGAGCCTTTCGATGAGAACAGCTGGCAATGCTATAACAGGGAAGGCTATCCTGTAGATCTGCCGGTACTTGATGTAGAATTGGACCAACCGGAACTGCTCTAA
- a CDS encoding dihydroorotase, protein MNDILIKNTKVFYKNQLQPGEVLIDEGKIKKIAKNLKGEEADIHIDAHGGLTIPAGIDVHVHFREPGMTQKEDWYSGSCAAAAGGIGTVVEHPNTLPPVLDRKSFREKFKLANRKSIIDFGINGGVGKNIEKLESLWELGVTAFGEIFMAESTAGLGLDSELLKEALGTIQQLGALACVHAEDENIRRDNEILLKKDFTPQSHSRIRSNQCEAMAVKNALELSGLASVNTHFCHISTLEAFGQLKREKYILGKEDVSRHLSFEVAPHHLFLSDRDWERLGTFGKMNPPLRNRQSVKALVNGINDGTVDVVASDHAPHRESEKEGDIKSAPSGVPGVETLMPLMMVGVKRNLFPLKRLIEVTSSNPARIFGLDNHGKGVFAEGYDADLIIMDPGNVKSINSNMLHSKAGWTPYEGMKGIFPEYTISRGEIIWDGDIVGRRGRGNFLPGGGSVKDDE, encoded by the coding sequence ATGAATGATATATTAATTAAGAACACTAAAGTTTTTTATAAAAATCAGTTGCAACCCGGCGAAGTGCTTATAGATGAGGGTAAAATAAAAAAAATTGCCAAAAATCTGAAGGGCGAGGAGGCGGACATACATATTGATGCACACGGCGGACTTACTATTCCAGCAGGCATCGATGTACATGTGCATTTCCGGGAGCCCGGTATGACTCAAAAAGAAGATTGGTATTCAGGAAGCTGTGCGGCTGCTGCAGGTGGTATCGGGACAGTTGTTGAACATCCGAATACCTTGCCGCCGGTGCTTGACAGAAAATCTTTCAGGGAAAAATTCAAACTGGCAAATCGTAAATCCATCATTGATTTTGGAATTAATGGCGGTGTGGGAAAGAATATTGAAAAACTGGAATCCCTCTGGGAACTGGGTGTTACGGCTTTTGGTGAAATTTTCATGGCAGAATCAACTGCCGGTTTGGGATTGGATTCAGAATTGCTAAAAGAGGCCCTTGGAACCATCCAGCAACTTGGAGCACTGGCCTGTGTTCATGCTGAAGATGAAAATATCAGGCGCGATAATGAAATTTTGCTCAAGAAAGATTTTACTCCTCAATCTCATTCCAGAATTCGCTCCAATCAATGTGAGGCAATGGCAGTTAAGAACGCGCTTGAATTGTCCGGTCTGGCATCCGTTAATACTCATTTTTGCCACATCAGTACCCTGGAAGCTTTTGGTCAGCTAAAAAGGGAAAAATATATTCTTGGAAAAGAGGATGTTTCGCGTCATTTAAGCTTTGAGGTAGCTCCCCATCACCTTTTCTTATCAGACCGTGATTGGGAAAGACTTGGTACTTTCGGTAAAATGAATCCTCCCCTGAGGAACAGGCAAAGTGTGAAAGCACTTGTTAATGGAATAAATGATGGTACTGTGGATGTTGTAGCTTCAGATCATGCTCCTCATAGGGAGTCAGAGAAAGAGGGGGACATTAAGAGCGCTCCTTCGGGTGTACCGGGAGTGGAAACTCTTATGCCCCTTATGATGGTGGGGGTTAAAAGAAATCTTTTCCCCCTCAAACGTCTCATTGAAGTCACAAGCAGCAATCCGGCAAGAATTTTTGGACTTGACAATCACGGAAAAGGAGTTTTTGCTGAAGGTTATGATGCTGATTTAATAATCATGGATCCAGGGAATGTGAAATCTATTAATTCAAATATGTTGCACAGTAAGGCAGGGTGGACTCCATATGAAGGAATGAAGGGCATTTTCCCTGAATATACCATTTCCCGTGGGGAAATTATATGGGATGGAGATATTGTGGGAAGGCGAGGAAGGGGTAATTTCCTTCCAGGTGGCGGCTCTGTTAAAGACGACGAATGA
- a CDS encoding PstS family phosphate ABC transporter substrate-binding protein, which translates to MVERSKILSITLTLIMVLALFTAGCASNDEETDESPNGAEETAQAEQINVKGSTTVLPLAQAAAETYMANHPEASISISGGGSGTGIAALIDGDVHIGMASRQIKDAEIKNAEANGIDTVEHVIAWDGLTVVVNPENPVDQLTYDQIKGIYDGSISNWADVGGEDKEIVVINRDSSSGTYGYFQGEVLGDDNEFREDAVSTSSNGAVLQSVSQNEEAIGYIGFAYLTDNVKGLDVDKGDGMVAPTSENILAGDYPLARPLHFYTDGQPTGLAADFIEFILSEEGTEIVYDVGYFPVE; encoded by the coding sequence ATGGTAGAAAGGTCAAAAATACTTTCAATAACACTTACTTTAATAATGGTACTGGCGTTATTCACCGCCGGATGTGCCAGCAACGACGAGGAAACAGATGAAAGTCCAAACGGTGCTGAAGAAACTGCACAAGCAGAACAAATCAATGTAAAAGGTTCAACAACTGTACTCCCCCTCGCACAGGCAGCAGCTGAAACCTATATGGCAAACCATCCTGAGGCTTCAATCAGTATCAGTGGTGGCGGCTCCGGTACAGGCATCGCAGCCCTGATAGATGGTGACGTACACATTGGAATGGCTTCCAGACAGATCAAAGATGCCGAGATAAAGAATGCTGAAGCAAACGGAATTGACACTGTTGAACACGTAATCGCATGGGACGGACTCACAGTAGTAGTAAACCCGGAAAACCCCGTGGACCAGCTGACCTACGACCAGATAAAGGGAATCTATGACGGTTCCATCAGCAACTGGGCAGATGTAGGTGGCGAAGATAAAGAAATAGTAGTTATTAACCGTGACAGCAGCTCCGGTACATACGGCTATTTCCAGGGAGAAGTTCTTGGAGATGATAATGAATTCCGTGAGGATGCAGTTTCCACAAGTTCAAACGGTGCAGTGTTACAGTCCGTTTCACAGAACGAAGAGGCAATCGGATACATCGGTTTTGCTTACCTCACTGACAATGTGAAAGGCCTTGATGTCGACAAGGGAGATGGAATGGTTGCACCAACATCCGAAAACATCCTTGCAGGCGACTATCCACTTGCCAGACCTCTTCACTTCTACACAGACGGACAGCCCACAGGTCTTGCAGCGGACTTTATAGAATTTATACTGAGTGAGGAAGGCACAGAGATCGTCTACGATGTAGGATACTTCCCTGTTGAGTAA
- a CDS encoding RAD55 family ATPase translates to MVRNKYPVHTTLSSDAIKVLDRYEKELGAKNLVLEKALLSLDKGRFRSKMDAGNLQCSIKRISTGIVGLDDMLEGGIPEGFSVIVTGPPGTGKTTLCMQYLMEGVTKGEKCVLFSFEERLPQLVQQFMRFGWDVAKYIDDGYLEVFGMSMLTFEEITEIIETYKPRRIVFDSLNVFSNPENFRNSGGWRSLHRTIKNRNITSFLITEKKHGIETKDFDEYDFLGDGIIFLDSMQLNDIDNTLTPVMAIQKMRATKIDSTPQSFRFGEKGIEKYRSIQKSKVLQNKIGNQGNVSPYSRNEPGY, encoded by the coding sequence ATGGTACGTAACAAATATCCGGTTCATACGACACTCAGTTCGGATGCCATTAAAGTTCTTGATAGGTATGAAAAAGAACTTGGTGCTAAAAACCTTGTACTCGAGAAAGCTTTACTCTCGCTTGACAAGGGGCGCTTCAGGTCAAAAATGGATGCCGGTAATTTGCAATGTTCAATAAAACGGATAAGTACCGGTATTGTTGGGCTGGATGATATGCTTGAAGGAGGTATACCGGAAGGTTTCTCAGTGATTGTTACAGGTCCTCCTGGAACGGGAAAGACCACTCTTTGCATGCAATATCTTATGGAGGGTGTAACCAAAGGAGAGAAATGTGTCCTTTTTTCCTTTGAAGAACGTCTTCCACAGCTGGTGCAACAATTTATGAGATTTGGCTGGGATGTTGCAAAATACATCGATGATGGCTACCTGGAAGTTTTTGGGATGTCGATGTTGACCTTTGAAGAGATCACAGAGATTATTGAGACGTATAAGCCCCGCCGCATAGTGTTTGATTCCCTTAATGTTTTTAGCAATCCTGAAAATTTTCGCAATTCCGGAGGCTGGCGTTCGTTACACAGGACAATTAAGAATAGGAATATAACTTCATTTTTAATAACAGAAAAAAAGCATGGTATTGAAACCAAAGATTTTGATGAATATGATTTTCTGGGTGATGGTATCATATTTCTTGATTCCATGCAATTAAATGATATTGATAACACCTTGACTCCTGTTATGGCCATACAAAAAATGCGGGCCACAAAAATAGATTCCACTCCTCAATCATTCAGGTTCGGTGAGAAAGGGATTGAAAAATATCGCTCCATCCAAAAATCAAAAGTTCTGCAAAATAAAATTGGAAATCAGGGGAATGTTAGTCCTTATTCAAGGAATGAACCCGGATATTAA
- the pstC gene encoding phosphate ABC transporter permease subunit PstC, with the protein MFHRRLKEKGIEIGLFLAAATTVVVLLFICIFLFRDGYLLFETSSFTGFITGSSWYTASTPPRFGILPLLSGSLLVTAGAIAIAVPMGVAAAIYISELASPKMADLLKPFIEILAGIPSVVYGFFGLVVLVPIIKDIFDLPTGQTALTGSIMLAMMALPTIISISEDAINAVPQALKEGSLALGSTQWQTIYKVTLPAALSGISAAVILGVGRAIGETMTVLMVTGNMAIIPGFPEGFIDPVRTMTATIALEMGEVPKGSPHFHALFAVGSVLFVTTFIINMLADRIKRKYKLREGL; encoded by the coding sequence ATGTTTCACAGAAGACTTAAAGAGAAGGGCATTGAAATCGGCCTGTTCCTAGCAGCGGCAACGACTGTCGTTGTCCTTCTCTTCATTTGTATTTTTCTTTTTAGAGATGGATACCTGTTATTTGAAACAAGTTCTTTTACTGGTTTCATAACCGGTAGTTCATGGTACACCGCTTCAACACCACCACGTTTTGGAATATTGCCCCTTTTATCCGGCTCATTGCTGGTCACAGCAGGCGCAATAGCCATAGCCGTACCCATGGGCGTTGCTGCAGCAATATATATTTCAGAGTTGGCAAGCCCAAAAATGGCTGACTTACTTAAGCCATTCATTGAAATCCTTGCAGGCATACCTTCCGTTGTATACGGTTTCTTTGGTCTGGTAGTTCTGGTCCCCATTATAAAAGATATTTTTGATTTACCCACAGGCCAAACAGCCCTTACAGGTTCTATAATGCTTGCAATGATGGCACTACCCACAATAATTTCAATTTCCGAAGATGCCATTAATGCGGTACCACAGGCACTTAAAGAAGGTTCATTAGCCCTGGGGAGCACACAATGGCAGACAATTTATAAAGTTACATTACCGGCTGCCCTTTCCGGAATATCCGCCGCAGTGATACTGGGAGTAGGCAGAGCAATCGGTGAAACAATGACAGTATTGATGGTAACAGGTAATATGGCCATAATACCTGGATTCCCTGAAGGATTTATTGATCCTGTCAGGACAATGACAGCAACTATTGCACTTGAAATGGGAGAAGTGCCCAAAGGCAGCCCACATTTCCATGCATTGTTTGCAGTTGGTTCGGTATTGTTTGTTACGACTTTCATAATAAATATGCTTGCAGATAGGATTAAGAGAAAATATAAACTCAGGGAGGGGCTCTGA
- a CDS encoding PstS family phosphate ABC transporter substrate-binding protein yields the protein MIKSHRPLIIILILLLALFAAGCLNESDNTQNEKADETLTEDVNIEDIDIEGSTTVFPLAQAAAEIYMENHPEKSINVVSGGSTTGIKAFIDGDVDIAMASRKLKDSEIEEAEANGIDPVEHIIAWDGLTVVVNPANPVNQLTYEQIKGIYNGSISNWANVGGEDEEMVIQNRDPSSGTYGYFKDELLGEEEFRPDLVSRDSNGAIVQAVTQEDAAIGYIGFAYLDDSVKVVDIDAGNGMVAPTSENILPGEYPLARPLHFYTDGQPTGFAANFIEYILSEEGTIIISDVGYFPA from the coding sequence ATGATAAAATCACACAGGCCATTAATAATTATACTTATTTTATTGTTAGCATTGTTTGCTGCAGGCTGCCTTAATGAGAGTGACAACACACAAAATGAGAAGGCAGATGAAACATTAACAGAAGATGTTAATATCGAAGATATTGACATAGAAGGATCGACTACTGTATTCCCCCTTGCACAGGCAGCTGCTGAAATATATATGGAAAATCATCCTGAGAAGTCAATAAATGTTGTTAGCGGAGGGTCAACCACAGGTATAAAAGCCTTTATAGATGGTGATGTGGATATTGCAATGGCTTCCAGGAAACTCAAAGACTCCGAAATCGAAGAAGCAGAAGCAAATGGAATTGATCCTGTAGAACATATAATTGCATGGGATGGACTCACAGTAGTTGTAAACCCTGCAAATCCTGTAAACCAGCTGACTTATGAGCAGATAAAAGGAATCTATAATGGATCCATCAGCAACTGGGCAAATGTAGGCGGAGAGGATGAAGAAATGGTAATACAGAATCGTGACCCCAGTTCCGGAACCTATGGTTATTTCAAGGACGAATTATTAGGAGAGGAAGAATTCCGCCCGGATTTAGTATCCCGGGACTCAAATGGAGCCATTGTCCAGGCAGTCACCCAGGAAGATGCAGCAATTGGATACATAGGATTTGCATATCTGGATGATAGTGTGAAAGTCGTAGATATCGATGCCGGCAATGGAATGGTTGCACCAACTTCTGAAAACATCCTTCCGGGAGAATATCCACTGGCCAGACCCCTCCACTTCTACACAGACGGACAGCCTACAGGTTTCGCAGCGAACTTCATAGAATATATTCTGAGTGAGGAAGGTACAATAATTATAAGTGATGTAGGGTACTTCCCCGCATAA